The nucleotide sequence CGTTCGGTCGCCAGCAGCGGGTTGCGGCAGGCGATCAGCCGCTCGCCGGGGTAGTCCGGGTGACTGATCTCGGCCAGGTCCTGGTGGTCGAACAGCGACAGCTGCAGCGGGCCCTGGTCGGCGGCCAGCGCGGCGATCTGCGGGGCCCGCAGCGCGGTCAACCAGCCGGTCCCGCCGAGCTCGCGCAGCGCGTCGATCCGCGCCGAGGTGATCATGCCGCGGTCCCCGACCATGACCAGCTGGGCCAGCCCGAACCGCTCGCGCACCACCTCGACCGCGTCGACGAACGCGGCCGGGTCGGCGGTGTTGCCCGGCAACACCCGCACCGCGACCGGGCGGCCCTCGGGGTCGGTGAGCAGCCCGTATTCGATCTGGAGTGTGCCGCGCTTGCCGTCGCGGGAATACCCGCGCGCGGCCAGCGGGCAGCAGCTGCCCTCCACCCAGGACGAGGACAGGTCAAACAACGCCATCCCGGCCGGATTGGTCACCGGCCCCAGGTGCCGGGCTGCCAACTGCGCCTCGATGCGGTCCTGGCGGTCCACCAGCCAGTCCATCGCTGCGTACACCTCGTCGGTGGACGCGCCGGCCACCTCCAGGTCGACCCCGAGCGTGGTGTCGGCCCACGAACTGAGCGTGGCCAGCTTCGAGCCGGGTGCGACCACCCGCGAGACGATCAACGCCAGGGCCAGGTCGCGAGCCCGGCCGGGCGGGCCCAAAAGCGCCGGCAATCCCAACGCGCGGGCCTGCGCCCACACCGCGGCCACCGCCCCGTGCGGCAGCGAGCGGGTCACCGTCGCGACCGCCTCGGCCGGGACCAGCCGCGCGCCCTTGAGCCCGGCGTCGATCCAATCGATCACATGGGCGGGCAGCGCGGACAGGTTCGCCACCGTCTCGTTGCGCACCTTGCCGCCCTCGCGGTAGGTCCGGCGCAGATACGCCGACTCGTAGTCCCGGACCCGGCCGGTCTTG is from Actinomycetota bacterium and encodes:
- a CDS encoding IS1634 family transposase, with the translated sequence MDKTGRVRDYESAYLRRTYREGGKVRNETVANLSALPAHVIDWIDAGLKGARLVPAEAVATVTRSLPHGAVAAVWAQARALGLPALLGPPGRARDLALALIVSRVVAPGSKLATLSSWADTTLGVDLEVAGASTDEVYAAMDWLVDRQDRIEAQLAARHLGPVTNPAGMALFDLSSSWVEGSCCPLAARGYSRDGKRGTLQIEYGLLTDPEGRPVAVRVLPGNTADPAAFVDAVEVVRERFGLAQLVMVGDRGMITSARIDALRELGGTGWLTALRAPQIAALAADQGPLQLSLFDHQDLAEISHPDYPGERLIACRNPLLATERARKRAELLAATETALAPILAAVTDGRLTGADQIGLRVGKVVNKYKMAKHFQVAISDSTLAITRRHTQIDAEAALDGIYVLRTSIGGDRLDPPGIVLAYKDLAHVERDFRTLKTDDLDLRPIHHRLADRVRAHVLICTLAAYLIWHLRRAWAPLTYTDEHPPPRHNPVAPASRSTAAATKASRHHDPQDQPLRSFRGLLTHLATLTRNDLRYANTEPLVPTLTQPTDTQRRAFELLHTPIPISLK